In Nasonia vitripennis strain AsymCx chromosome 2, Nvit_psr_1.1, whole genome shotgun sequence, a genomic segment contains:
- the LOC100301486 gene encoding rho-like isoform X1, which produces MGTGNGNEDKQSTMSRLRPIKITAVGDGMVGKTCMLITYTEKKFPMEYIPTVFENYPKKIEVDGHEYDATLWDTAGQEDYERLRPLSYPNTDCFLLCFSINARSSYENIASKWYPELKVHCPNIPIILIGTKSDLRAESDDIITPNECKKMKKKIRAFKYLECSAKMQEGLDEVFTEAVRAVLKRPSAARKLCCMI; this is translated from the exons ATGGGTACCGGAAACGGAAACGAAG ATAAACAAAGCACGATGTCCCGACTGAGGCCAATAAAAATCACGGCAGTGGGCGACGGTATGGTCGGCAAGACCTGCATGCTCATCACGTACACAGAGAAAAAGTTTCCCATGGAATACATCCCCACCGT CTTTGAGAACTATCCGAAGAAGATAGAAGTCGACGGCCACGAGTACGACGCCACTCTCTGGGATACCGCCGGCCAGGAAGATTACGAAAGACTGAGGCCTTTGTCCTATCCCAAT acCGACTGCTTTCTGCTGTGCTTCTCCATAAACGCCCGGAGTTCTTACGAAAACATAGCCAGCAAGTGGTATCCCGAACTCAAAGTCCACTGTCCGAATATACCGATAATCCTTATTG GCACAAAAAGTGATCTCAGAGCTGAGAGCGACGATATAATAACACCGAATGaatgtaagaaaatgaaaaagaaaatccgcGCTTTCAAGTACCTCGAGTGCTCGGCGAAGATGCAGGAGGGCCTGGACGAGGTCTTTACCGAGGCGGTGCGCGCCGTCCTGAAACGGCCGTCCGCCGCCCGAAAGCTCTGTTGCATGATTTAA
- the LOC100114709 gene encoding nuclear cap-binding protein subunit 2, translated as MNINSPSVELSSYRDQHFKGSRAEQDRLLRNSTTLYVGNLSFYTTEEQIYELFSKCGDIKRIIMGLDKYKKTPCGFCFMEYYLRADAENCMRYINGTRLDDRIIRTDWDAGFIEGRQYGRGKTGGQVRDEYRSDFDSGRGGYGKILQQKVGTIGEAAF; from the exons ATGAACATCAATTCCCCTTCGGTAGAGTTGAGCTCTTACCGTGATCAACATTTTAAG GGCTCTCGAGCTGAACAAGACAGACTGCTCAGAAATTCCACCACTTTATATGTCGGAAATCTGTCGTTTTATACAACAGAGGAACAAATATATGAACTGTTTTCAAAATGTGGAGACATCAAGAGAATCATAATGGGTCTTGACAAGTACAAGAAAACGCCATGTGGCTTTTGTTTTATGGAATATTATTTGAGAGCCGATGCTGAAAACTGTATGCGTTATATAAATGGAACAAGACTGGATGACAGAATAATAAGAACAGATTGGGATGCTGGTTTTATTGAAGGAAGACAGTACGGACGTGGGAAAACTGGAGGACAA GTAAGAGATGAATATCGATCAGACTTTGACAGTGGCCGAGGGGGCTACGGTAAGATTCTCCAACAGAAAGTAGGAACAATAGGAGAAGCTGCTTTCTAA